GCCGCGCGCCGCCATCGACGCCGGCGTCGTCGCCGAGGTGCTGGACCCCGCCGATCTCGGCCGGCGGCTGGCAATGCTGACGGGGAAGGCGCCATGAGCGACGGCGATCCGATCGAGGAGTTCTGGTCGCTGTTCGGCGCCGAACTGGACGAGTATCTCAGCGCCATCGAAGCCATCCTGGCCGCCGGCCGGGTCGATCCCGGCCGGGTCGACGAGCTGTTCCGCGCCTTCCATTCGGTCAAGGGCGGATCGGCGGCGCTGGCCCTGCGCTGCATCGAAACGGTCGCCCATGCCGCGGAGGATGTGCTGCATCTGGTGCGGGCCGGCAAGCGCGACCTGTCGACCGACCTGGTCAGCGCGCTGCTGGAGGCGGTGGACGAGATGCGCCGGCTCCAGGGCACGGCGATGGAGACCCGCACCGACCAGCCGGTGAACGCCGCCATCGTCGCCCGGCTGAAATCCCATATGGGCGACGGCGCACAATCTTCGCCGCCGCCCTTGCCGCCATCCGTGTTGCCCGGCACCGCCGGTGCGGAACCGCCCGGAAAGCCGCCGGCCGGCGAACCGGCGCTGGCGGTCGGGGATGCGGCGCTGGAGGCGATCCAGGACGCCGTTCTCGGCCTGCTCGGCACCATCGACGCGGAGGATCCGTCGGACACCGCCGCGATCCTGGCCGAGGCCGCGGACGCCGCCGGGCTGTGCGGGATCGCGGATTCCGCCCGCCGCCTGACCGCCGGCGACCGCTGGGGCTGGCTCGACCTGACGCTGCGGCTGCGCGGGGTGGAGGCTGCGGGCGGCGGCACCGTCGGCGCCTTCGCCCTGTCGGCGGCGCTGGAGGTGCCGTTCGCCGACCTGCTGCTCGAGCATACCGGCACGCTGAGGGACGAGGCCGGCGACCCAGCGGCCTGGATGCGCGCCGCCCGGCTGCTGACCGCGCTGGAGCTGGACACCGGGGCCGAGCTGGCCGATCTGGTCGTCACCCGGCTGCTGTCCGGCGACCGCTCCTTGGAGCAGGACGACGCCGAACGCGACGAGCTGACCGACCTGTGCGCCCTGATCGGCATTTCCGCCAGCTCCGGCATGGAAATGCCGCATGACGAGCTGGCGGCGCTGCGCACCCGCTGGTTCGGCGGCGCCCCCGCCGCGGCGGGGGAGGACGGCGACGCCATCGCCGAAGCCACCGGACGCGCCCATCCCTGGCCGCCCGACACGCTGGCCGCCATGGCGGAGGCGGCGGAGGCCGGCTGCGGCCTCGTCCTCGTGCTGCTCGACCTGGAGAGCGATCCGGACGCCGCCGACGCGGTGAGCGACCGGATGCGGGCGGAACGCTGCCTCTACAACCGCTCGCGCCTGGATCTGGGCGCCGGGCTGTTCGAGCATGTGGTGGCGCTGGCGCGGACAGACGCGGCCGACGCCGACGCCTTCGCGCTGGCGCTGTACGACGCCGATCCGGCCGGGCGCTGCGTGCGCGCCATCCACGCCGCCAGCCCGGCCGCGGAGGAGGGCCGCGCGCTGGGCCGCCCCGCAGCAGGGGGGCCGGTGGCGACGGCGGCGGCGGCGATGGCCGGGGCAGCGGACATGGCGGCGGCGCCACTGTCCGCCGACCGGGCCGCACCCGCGTCGGAGGCCGCGCCGCCCGCCGCCCGGCCGGCGGATGCGACGGTGCGGGTGCCGAGCGCCGCCATCGATGGATTCATGGACGTGATCGGCGAATTGCGGCTTGGGCTGACCTCGCTGGCGACGATGCTGGAGGACAGGCCGGGCCGACCTGCCGCTTCCGGCCCCGCTTCCGGACAGGCTCCCGGCAGCGCCAGCGACGCGGCGCGGGCGCTGCGCGACGAGCTGCGGCGGATGGACCGCGCCGTCCGCCAGCTCTATGACGGCGCCATCGCGCTGCGGGTGGTGCCGATCGGCGGCCTGTTCACCCGGCTGATGCGCCCGATCCGCGACACCGCCGTGCTGGTCGGCAAGGAGGTCGGGCTGACCACCTCCGGCGAGGACGTCCAGGTCGACAAGGCGATGATCGAGATGCTGGTCGATCCGCTGACCCACATCGTCCGCAACAGCGTCGATCACGGCATCGAGACGCCCGGGCGCCGGCTGGCCGCCGGAAAGCCCGCCGCCGGCAGCATCCGCATCCGGGCACGCCAGACCGCCAGCCTCGCCATCGTCGAGGTGGCGGACGACGGCGGCGGCATCGACACCGCGAGGGTGCGTGCGAAGGCGGTGGCCAAGGGCCTGATCGGCGCGCGCGAGGCCGAGGCCCTGCCCGAGGCCGAGGCGCTGAACCTGATCCTGCTGCCCGGCTTCTCGACCCGCGACGAGGTGACGGCCACCTCGGGCCGCGGCGTCGGCATGGACATCGTGCTGACCGCCATCCGCAAGCTGGGCGGACGCCTGTCGATCGACAGCCACATCGGTCAGGGCACCCGGATGACCATCGAATTCCCGGTGTCGGCGGCGATGCAGCGGGTGCTGGCGGTCGAGGCCGCCGGCCAGACCCTGGCGCTGCACGAACGGACGGTGCGCGAGGTGGTCGACGTGCCGGCCGGCGGGCTGCGGCGGATCGGCCGCCGCCTGACCCTGTCGCTGCATGGGCGCTTCCTGCCGGTGGTCGATCTGGCCGCCCTGCTGGACCTGCGCCCGCCGGTCTTCCCTGCCGCCTCCCCTGCTGCCTCCCCTGCCGCCCCCGATATCGCTGCCGGCCGCTGCGTCCTGGTCGTGGTCGACGATGGGCAGGCGCAGGTCGGCCTGCGGGTGGACCGGGTGGCGGCGCGGCGCGAGGTGTTCTTCAAGCGCCTGCACCCGCTGATCGCACGCAACCCGCTGGTGGCGGGAGCCGCGGCGATCGGGGCCGGCGGCATCATGTTCGCCCTCGACACCCAGACCCTGTTCGAGCGCGCCGCCGCCTGGGCGGAACCGGACCCGGATTCGGACGCTGGTCCGGATGCGGGCCCGGACGCCGCCGCCCTGACCATGCCCGCCATTGCCGGGACCAAGGAGACTCCATGCTCCGCCGATTGAGCATCGCGACCCGCCTGGGCCTGACCGCCCTGCTGTTCCTGGTTCCGACCGCCTATGGCAGCTGGCTGCAGTACCGCACCACCCAGGACGCCATCGACCGCGCGCGGATGGAGGCCGAGGGGGCCGCCTATCTGCGCGGGATCGACGGCGTCTATGCCGCCCTGACGCGGTCGCTGGTCCTGCGCCGGCCGGTCCTCACCGGCGATCTCGCCCAGGCGCTGGGCGACCTGCGCCAGCGCCACGGCGGCGCGTTTCCGGGCGATCCCGACATCGCCGCGCTGTCGCTGGAGGCCGAGGCGCTGGTCCGCTCCAAGGACCGCTCCGCCGCCAAGGTGGAGACGCGGAGAACCCTGCGCCGGATGGTCCAGCAGATCGCCAGCCGGTCGGGCATCATCCTCGATTCCGAACTGGCCACCTACGCGCTGGGCGACATCTTCGCCCTGAGGCTGACCGACCTGCGTGAACAGTTCATCGAACTGCGCCGGATGGACGTGGCCGGGGACGCCGCGGCGGGCGGGCGGCCGGGTGGGCAATCGGGTGGGCAATCGGGCGGCCGGTCCGGAGAGCGCCGGCTCGACGCCGCGCTGATCACCGGGCGCATCGAGACCCTGCTGGTGTCGATCGAGGATTCGCTGGCCGCCGCCACCGGGCCGCAGGGCATGCCGGCGATCAGGGCCGCGCTGGACGAGAGCTTCCAGCCCTTCGGCATGCTGGTCGGCCGCGCCCTGGCGGTGATGGACGAACCGGAGGGCGAAGCGGTCGAGGGCGAGGCCGCCCTGATGGGCGCCGCGCTGGACGCCATCGACCGCTTCGGCCAGTCCGCCAACGGCCATTTCGTGGCGCTGGTGAACGAGCGCGCCGACCGGCTGCGCCAGGAGTATCTCCGCACCGTCGCCATCGGCGGCGGGCTGTCGCTGCTGGCCCTGCTGGGGGTGGTGCTGCTGGTGCGCGTCGGCGTGATCGCGCCGCTGCGCCGCATGACGGAGGCGCTGGGGCGGCTGGCCGACGGCGACATGACGGTGCAGGTGCCGGCCGCCCGCTTCGCCGACGAGATCGCGGCGCTGGCCGCGGCGATGCGCCGGTTCAAGCGGGCGCTGGAGGATTCGCGCACGCTGTCGCGCGCGGTGGTCGACTCCACCATGCAGGTGTCGGTCGCCACCGGGCAGGCCGCCACCGCCATCGCCCAGGTGTCCGACGGCGCGCACGGCCACATGGCCTCGGTCGAGCGGCTGCGCCGCGCCTTCCTGGAGATGCAGGACGCGATGAAGGCGGTCGCCGTCGTCGCCCACACCGGGCAGGAGCATTCCCGCATCTCCGCCGAGCGGCTGGGCGAAAGCATGACCGACATGGAGGCGATGACCGCCGCCGTGCGCGAGATCGCCGGGATGAGCAGCGAGATCAACCGCGTCACCGCCACCATCGGCAAGCTGGCCGCCCATTCCAACATCCTGTCGCTGAACGCCAGCATCGAGGCGTCGCGCGCGGGTGAGCATGGGCGCGGATTCTCGGTGGTGGCGGCGTCGGTCGGCACGCTGGCGCAGCAGACGCTGGCGCTGGCGCAGGAGATCGCCGGGCTGGCCCAGCGCAGCCACGACCGCATCGCCCGCGGGCTGGAGGTGGCCGCCGCCGTCGGCCGGCGCATGCAGGAGGTGTCGACCGCCATCGCGGAGAACGACCTGCTGTCGCAGACCATCGTCGATCAGGTGGCGCAGCAGCGCCAGGGCGTCGACCGGATCGAGGCGGCGCTGCTGGAGTTGGTCGACATCTCGCAATCCAACGCCTCGGCGGCCGAGCAGATCGCCGCGACCATGCATGGCCTGGCCGCCCTGACCGACGACACCCGGCAGCGCGCCGAAACGGTGATGGGCGATCCGCAAGGATAGGCCGGGGAAACAGGCCCCGAAACGACGAAGGGCACCCGCGAGGGGTGCCCTTCGTCATCGGTCTTGCGACCGGTTCTGGTCGGAGAGAGAGGATTCGAACCTCCGGCCCCTGCCTCCCGAAAGCAGTGCTCTACCAGGCTGAGCTACTCTCCGGTCCTGTCACCGCCGGGCGTTGCCGTCCGCCGGTGGAGCGGGTGTATAAACGGTTCCGATCCGCCGCGCAATGCAAAGTCACAGCTCGGGCACCGCATTCTTGCCATGTCCGCCACACATGAAGTGTTTGGCGCACAAAGAAAAAGGGCTCCCGGATTTCTCCGGAAGCCCTTTTCCATATGGTCGGAGAGAGAGGATTCGAACCTCCGGCCCCTGCCTCCCGAAAGCAGTGCTCTACCAGGCTGAGCTACTCTCCGGTCCTGTCACCCGCGGGCGTCGCCGTCCGCCGGTGGAGGGGGTGTATAAACGGTCCCGTCTGGGTGCGCAACGCAAAAAATGCGTCATCGCCAAAAAGATCCGGCCCCCCGGCCCAGGCCGCCGCCAGCCCGGCCGCGGCCCCGCCCGCAACCCGGTCAGAAGTCGCGATCGATCACGAAATCAATGACTTCCAGCAGGGCCTGCTTGACCGGCCCGTCGGCGAACAGGCCGAGGCTGTCGCGGGCGATGGAGCCGTAATGGCGCGCCCGCTCCACCGTGTCCTTCAGCGCGTTGTGGCGGGCCATCAGCGCCTGGGCGTGTTCGAGGTCGCCGTCCTTCTGGTCGAGCTCCTCCATCACCCGGCGCCAGAAGGCGCGTTCCTCGTCGTTGCCCCGGCGGAAGGCCAGCACCACCGGCAGGGTGATCTTGCCCTCGCGGAAATCGTCGCCGACCGTCTTGCCCAGCTTCGCCTGCAAGGCCGAATAGTCGAGCACGTCGTCGACCAGCTGGAAGGCGATGCCGAGATTCATGCCGTAATCGTAGAGCGCCAGCTCCTCCGCCTGGGGGCGGGCGGCGACGACGGCGCCGACGCGGCAGGCGGCGGCGAACAGCTCGGCGGTCTTGCCCTTGATGACCTCCAGATAGGCCTGCTCGCTGGTCTCGGTGTCGTTGGTGGTGCGCAGCTGCAGCACCTCGCCCTCGGCGATGATGGCCGACGCGCCGGACAGGATGCGCAGCACGTCGAGCGACTGCACCTCCACCATCATCTCGAAGGCGCGGGAGAACAGGAAATCGCCGACCAGCACGCTGGCCTTGTTGCCGAACACCGCGTTGGCCGAGGCCATGCCGCGCCGCAGGTCGCTTTCGTCGACGACGTCGTCATGCAGCAGGGTGGCGCTGTGGATGAACTCCACCACCGCCGCCAGCAGCCGGTGATGCTCGCCCTGGTAGCCGCACATGTTGGCCGCCGCCAGCGTCAGCACCGGGCGCAGGCGCTTGCCTCCGGCCGCGATCAGGTAGCCGGCCAACTGGGGGATCATCTCCACCGACGACTGCATCCGGTCGAGGATGATCTGGTTGACGGCGCTGAGATCCTCGGCCACCAAAGCGGTCAGGTCGTCGAGCGGGGTAGACTTGCGCCGTTTCGGCTCGAAGTTGGTCACGACCGCCAAGGTCGACTCCACGGGTGATTGACGCCAGAATTTGCGCTAGGGAGCATAACGGCCTAGCCTCTTCGGTCAAGTCCGCAGGGGACCGTTCTTTTGAGACGCCCGTCCTTACGAGACACCATGACCGAACTGCTGCGCACCACCGACCCCGTCCGCCTGTCCTGGCTGGTCGCCCTGCTGGCCGACGCCGGGATCGAGACCGTGGTCTTCGACACCCACACCAGCATGCTGGAGGGGTCGATCGGCGCCATCCCGCGCCGGCTGATGGTCGAGGCCGGCGATGCCGTCCGGGCCGCCCGCATCCTGCGCGAGGCCGGCGAAGCATGAGCGGGCGGCCCGTGCCGGCGGCGGAGGCCCCCCCCGTACCGCCCCCGCAGGAGTGGCATGCGGATTTCCTGCTGAACGGCAGGGTGACGCTGCTCCAGCCCGACGGCGGCTATCGCGCCGCCATCGACCCGGTTTTCCTCGCCGCCGTCACCGCCGCCGTTTCCGGGGATCGGGTGCTGGATGCCGGCACCGGCACCGGGGCTGCGGCATTGTGCCTCGCCGCCCGGGTGGCGGGCGCGACCGTGGTCGGGCTGGAACAGCGGGCCGACGCCTGCGCCTTCGCCCGCCGCAATGCGGATCTGAGCGGGCTGGCCGGCCGGGTGACGGTGGTGGAGGGCGACCTGCTGGACCCGCCCGCCACGCTCGGCCGTGGCGGCTTCGACCGGGTGATGATGAATCCGCCCTATCTGAAGGCCGATGCCGCCAGCCGCCCGCCCGACGACTGGAAGGCGGCGGCGAATGTCGAGGGGGCGGCGCGGCTGACCGACTGGGTGCGTTTCGCCGACCGCATGCTGAAGCCGCGCGGCACCCTGACCATGGTCCACCGCGCCGACCGCATCGAGGACATCCTCGGCGCCCTGCGCGGCCGGTTCGGCAGCCTGGTGCTGGTGCCGCTATGGCCCAAGCCGGGGGTGGAGGCCAAACGCCTGCTGCTGGTCGCGCGCAAGGGCGGCAAGGCGCCCGCCCGCCTGACTGCCGGCCTGACCGTGCATGACGCGGATGGCGGCTACTCCGCGGCGGCGGCGCGGGTGCTGCGTGATGCGGGGGAGCTGGCGCTTTAGCGGAGCGCATTCTGGCGGTGGCCATTTTAGCTGGGACGGCGCCTTTCAAACGGAAGACTTCAATCCCATCTCTGGCGGCATGAGCCTGAAATCCCTCCTCGCCAAACTCCCCTTCGGCCCCTGGCGCAAGGCCGGGCCGCTGGTGTCCGTCGTCCGCCTGACCGGCGTCATCGGCCAGGGCGGCCCGTTCCGCTCCGGCCTGTCGCTGGCCGGCGTCGCCCCGCTGCTGGACCGGGCCTTCGCGCCCAAGGACCAGAAGGCGGTGGCGCTGATCGTCAACTCCCCCGGCGGGTCGCCGGTGCAGTCGGCGCTGATCGCCAAGCGCATCCGCGATCTGGCGGAAGAGAAGAAGGTGCCGGTCTTCGCCTTCTGCGAGGATGCGGCGGCGTCGGGCGGCTATTGGCTGGCCTGCGCGGCCGACGAGATCTGGGCCGACGAAAGCTCCATCGTCGGGTCGATCGGCGTGGTGTCCTCCGGTTTCGGCCTGCACGGGCTGATCGAGCGCCACGGCATCGAGCGCCGCCTCTACACCGCCGGCGACAAGAAGGTGCTGCTCGACCCCTTCTCGCCCGAGCGGGAGGACGGCGTCGCCCATCTGAAGGCCCTGCAGGCCGACATCCACGAGGCGTTCAAGGCGATGGTGCGCGCACGGCGCGGCGCCCGCCTGACCGGACCGGAGGAGGAACTGTTCTCCGGTTCCTTCTGGGCCGGGCGCAGGGCGCTCGCGCTCGGGCTGATCGACGGGCTGGGCGACCTGCGTTCGGTCATGCGCGGCCGGTTCGGCGAGAAGGTCCGCCTGCGGGTGGTCGAGCAGGAACGCGGCCTGATGCGGCGGCTGGGGCTGCGGGCCGGCGGCGGCACCCCGGCGTTGCAGGCCGGCGGGACACCCGAGGTCTTCGCCGAAGCCCTGGTGGCCGCCGCCCGCACATCCCTGGACGATTGGGCGGCCGACTGGGCGGCCCGGGCGCGGCTGGGGCTGTAGAAGCCCCGGCTCAGGCGGCGGAGTTCTGGGTCAGCAGAGTCGTCAGCCAGCGGAAATTGCTGCCGTCGCCGGCCTGGATCGCGCTTTCCACCACCTGGGCCGCGGTGGCGGGATCCTGGGGATCGGGAATTGCCGCGGTGGGCGCCGCGACCGACCCGCCCTGCCCCTCCTCCTGGGCGAACAGGGTGACGGCGCCGACGCCGAGGCGCAGCGCCGGCTGGGCATTCGCCACCACACCGGCGCCGTCGGCGGCGGAGGTTCCGCCCTCCACCCCGTTCAGGGTTTCCAGCATCGCCGCGAACTGGCCGGCCAGCGCACCCGCCTGCCGGGACGCAGGTGTCCCCTTGCGCTCCAGGACGTCTTCCGCCCGGATGCGCATGGCTTGCGTGGCATCGCTGTTGGCCATCATCGACATGGGGAAAGTCCCTGCGGTTTGTGGCGAACCGCAGGGACACAGGCAAAAATCACGCCATCAACGCAGTCGAGGGGGCATAAGCCTCACGGCGGCCCCTGCGACCTTTTGCCCGGCAAAAAATTCCCAGTCACCCGGCAGAAGATTCCCGGCGGCCGGCAAGCCTTGCCCAGCCGGCGGCGCTCCGCCGGCCGGCCGGGGGTGGTGGCCCGGGGCGGCGGTCAGTCGCGGAAATTCTCGTACTGCAGCGGCTGCTCGATGCCCATCCGCTTGACCAGGGCGATGGCGTCCTGCAGATCGTCGCGCTTCTTGCCCGTGATCCGCAATTCGTCGCCCTGGATCGAGACCTGGACCTTCATCTTGCTGTCCTTGATCCCTTTGACGATGGTCTTCGCCAGATCCTGCGCAATTCCCTGCTTGACCGTGACGGGATGGCGCAGCGCGTCGCCCGCCGCCCGCTCCGGCTTGGCCGAGAAGTCGAGCGCCGCGGCATCGAGCTTGCGGCGGGTCACATGGACGCGCAGCAACTCCTGCATCTGCTCCAGCTTGGTGGCATCGTCGGCCAGCAGCACGATCTCGTTCTCGGTCCGCTCGACGGTGCATTTCGAGCCCTTGAAATCGAACCGGGTCTCGATCTCGCGACGGACGCCGGCGATGGCGTTGTCGATCTCGTGGACGTCCGTCTTGGACACGATGTCGAACGACGGCATGGCGGCACTCTCCCTATAGGACTTCTGGTGAACGGATCGGCCGCACCGTAAAGAAGACGGCCGCCGCACTCAACAGCCGCCTTCCCCGACGGGGTCCGCTCATTCCATCTGTTCGGCGTGGTGGCAGGCCACCAGCCGTTCGTCGACCGGGCGCAGCGCCGGAACCTCCGCCGCGCAGCGGTCGGTGGCGTAGGGGCAGCGCTTGTGGAACGCGCAGCCCGGCGGCGGGTTCAGCGGCGACGGCAGCTCGCCCTTGGGCACCACCCGCTCGAGCCGCAGGTCGGGATTCACCCGCGGCGTCGCCGCCAGCAGGATGCGGGTGTAGGGATGGCGCGGCCGATTGAAGACCACGTCCTTGTCGCCATGCTCCACCGGCTTGCCCAGATACATCACCATCAGCGAATCGGCGATGTGCCGCACCACGCTGAGGTCATGGGAGATGAACAGGTAGGCGAGGTTCAGCTCCTCCTGCAAATCCATCATCAGGTTGAGAACCTGGGCCTGGATCGACACGTCGAGCGCCGACACCGGCTCGTCCGCAACGACGACGCGCGGGTTCAGCATCAGGGCGCGGGCGATGGCGATGCGCTGGCGCTGGCCGCCGGAGAACATGTGGGGGTAGCGGTCGACCTGATCGGGCCGCAAGCCCACCTTGCCCATCATGGCGACCGCGCGGTCGCGCCGCTCATGCTTGTCCATGGCGGTGTTGATCACCAGCGGCTCGGTCAGGATCGATCCGACCGTCTTGCGCGGGTTCAGCGAGCCGTAGGGATTCTGGAAGACCATCTGCACCGTGCGGCGCAGCTCCTTCATCTCGGCCGCGCTTCGCCCGACGACGTCGCGGCCGTCATAATGCAGCTCGCCCGAGGTCGGCGGCTCGATCATGGTGACGGAGCGGGCGAGCGTCGACTTGCCGCAGCCCGATTCGCCGACCACCGCCAGCGTCTTGCCGGCCTGCAGGCGGAACGACACGCCGTCCAGCGCCTTCACCGTCGCCAGCGGCTTGAAGGCGCCGCGCTTGACGGCATAGTGCTTGCGCAGGTCGCGCGCCTCCAGCACGACCGAATTGCCGGCCTCCGCCTCGAAGATTTTGGATTCGGTGCCGATGCTCATGACAGCGCCTCCCCGGCGGCGGAATGGCCGTCCGGCAGCGGGTAGAAACAGCGCGCCCGCCCGTCGTCGACGTCGAACAGGGCCGGGCGCTCGGCGCGGCAGCGGACGTCGGCGAAGCGGCAGCGCGGGCTGAACAGGCAGCCCGCCGGCCGGTCGGCGATGCCCGGCACCATGCCGGGAATGGTCGGCAGCCGGCGCTTGCCCAGCGCCCGTTCCGGCAGCGCGTCGAGCAGGGCGCCGGTGTAGGGATGGCGCGGCCGCTCGAACAGGGAATGGACGGGCCGCGTCTCCGCCACCTGCCCGGCATACATCACGACGACGCGCTGCGCCGTCTCCGCCACCACGCCCATGTCGTGGGTGATCAGGATCAGCGCCATGCCGCGCTCGCGCTGGAGCTGGACCAGCAGGTCGAGGATCTGCTTCTGGATGGTGACGTCGAGCGCCGTCGTCGGCTCGTCCGCCACCAGCAGGCGCGGGTTGCAGGCGATGGCGATGGCGATCATCACGCGCTGGTTCATGCCGCCCGACAGCTGGTGCGGGAAGGCGGACAGCCGGGTTTCCGGCGCCGGAATGCCGACCTGCTCCAGCAGCGCGATGGCGCGGTTGCGCAGCGCCTTGCCGGACAGCCCCTCATGCACCCGCAGCGTCTCCATGATCTGGAAGCCGACGGTGAAGCAGGGGTTGAGGCTGGTCATCGGCTCCTGGAAGACCATCGCCACGTCCTTGCCGGTGATCTTCCGGCGCTGGGCGGCGGGCATGGTCAGCAGATCCCGGCCGGCGAACATCATCCGGTCGGCGACGACCCGGCCGTTGGAGCCGAGCAGCCCCATCACGGCCAGCGAGGTCACGGACTTGCCGGAGCCGGATTCGCCGACGATGCCGACGACCTCGCCCTCGTCAACGGTCAGGTCGATGCCATCCACCGCGCGGAAGGTGCCGGCGCGGGTGGTGAACTCGACCGACAGGTTCTTGATGTCGAGAAGAGGCATGGGGTCAACGTTTCAGCTTGGGGTCGAGCGCGTCGCGAAGACCGTCGCCCAACAGGTTGAAGGCCAGCACGGTCACCAGGATGGCGACGCCGGGCCAGGTGACGACCCACGGCGCCCGCTGGAGGAACTGCAGCGAGGAGGCCAGCATCGTGCCCCATTCCGGCGTCGGCGGCTGGGCGCCGAGCCCGAGGAAGCCCAGCGCGGCGGCGTCCAGGATGGCGGTGGAGAAGCCGAGCGTCGCCTGCACGATCAGCGGCGCCATGCAGTTCGGCAGCACCACGATCAGCATCAGGCGCATCGGCCCGGCCCCGGCGACGCGCGAGGCGACGACATAATCCTTGTTCACCTCCGCCAGCACGGCGGCGCGGGTCAGGCGGGCATAGTGCGGGATCACCACCACCGACACTGCCAGCATGGCGTTCACCAGCCCCGGCCCGAGGATGGCGGCGACCACCACCGCCAGCAGCAGCGAGGGCAGCGCCAGCAGGATGTCCATGCCGCGCATGATCAGCACGTCGGCCATGCCGCCGAAGAAGCCGGCGGCCAGCCCCAGACCCAGCCCGACGGCCAGCGACAGGGTGACGACGATCAGGCCGATCATCATCGACAGCCGCGCGCCATACATCAGGCGCGACAGCATGTCGCGGCCGATGTCGTCGGTGCCGAGCATGTAGGTCCAGGTGCCGCCCTCCTGCCAGACCGGCGGCGTCAGGATGGCGTCGCGGTACTGGATGTCGGGATCGTGCGGCGCGATCACGCCGGCGAAGACGGCGATCAGCGCGATCAGCAGGATCACCACCAGGCCGGCCAGCGCGCCCTTGTTCTGCCGGAAGTGATACCAGAATTCGGCCAGCGGGTGCGGCGGACGCGATGCGGCGACCGGTTCCGGGGTGGCCGGCTCTGTCTTGGCGGAAAGTTCAGTGGACATGGTTCAGCCTCACCGCGCGTGACGGATGCGGGGGTTGAGGACGCCGTAGAGCACGTCCACCAGAAGATTGACCAGGATCACCGAGGTGGCGATCAGCAGGACGCCGCCCTGCAGGGCCGGATAGTCGCGGCGGTTGATCGATTCGATCAGCCATTTGCCGACGCCCGGCCAGGAGAAGATGGTCTCGGTCAGGATGGCGCCGCCCAGCAGCGTGCCGACCTGCAAACCGATGACGGTCACCACCGGGATCAGCGCGTTGCGCAGCGCATGCATGCCGATGACCCGGCCACTGTCCAGCCCCTTGGCGCGGGCGGTGCGGATGTAATCCTCGCCCAGCACCTCCAGCATCGCCGAGCGCGTCATGCGTGCCACCACCGCCAGCGGCACGGTGCCCAACACGATCGTCGGCAGCACCAGATGGCCGAGCGCCGAGCGGAAGGCCTCGTATTCGCCGGCCATCAGCGTGTCGATCAGCATGAAGCCGGTCACCGGCTCGATATAATGGACCAGATCCAGGCGCCCCGACACCGGGGTCCAGCCCAGGCCGACCGAGAAGAACAGGATCAGCAGCAGGCCCCACCAGAAGATCGGCATCGAATAGCCGGTCAGGCTGAGGCCCATCACGCCATGGTCGAACAGCGACCCGCGCTTCACCGCCGCCAGGATGCCGGCCGGCAGGCCGATCAGCGTCGCGAACAGCATGGCGCACAGCGCCAGTTCCAGCGTCGCCGGGAACAGCGTCAGGAACTCGCTCAGCACCGAATTGTGGGTGATCAGCGACAGGCCGAAATCGCCGGACAGCACGTTGCCGACATAATCGAGGAACTGCTGCCACAGCGGGCGGTCGAGGCCGAGCTCGTGGCGGAGCACGGCCAGCCGTTCGGGCGCGATGCCCCGTTCGCCGACGCGCACCTCGATGGGGTCGCCGGGAACCAGCCGGATCAGGATGAAGGTCAGAAAGGTGATGCCGAGAAAGGTCGGAATCACCAAGCTCACCCGCGTCAGGATGAAGCGAAGCATCGAAGGGTACTCATATTTTAAAACTGCGATAAAAACTGGAACGGAGCGCTGTCTTGACAACGCCCCGTTCCGCTGGGGGAACTCCCCCGTTCCGAACCCGCCCCCGCTCACGCCGGGACGGGACACTCATGCACCGGGAACGCACCGACGCCCGGCAGCGCGCCCCGGATCACGTCCGGATCGCGCCAAGCTCA
The genomic region above belongs to Azospirillum thiophilum and contains:
- a CDS encoding ABC transporter permease subunit, translated to MLRFILTRVSLVIPTFLGITFLTFILIRLVPGDPIEVRVGERGIAPERLAVLRHELGLDRPLWQQFLDYVGNVLSGDFGLSLITHNSVLSEFLTLFPATLELALCAMLFATLIGLPAGILAAVKRGSLFDHGVMGLSLTGYSMPIFWWGLLLILFFSVGLGWTPVSGRLDLVHYIEPVTGFMLIDTLMAGEYEAFRSALGHLVLPTIVLGTVPLAVVARMTRSAMLEVLGEDYIRTARAKGLDSGRVIGMHALRNALIPVVTVIGLQVGTLLGGAILTETIFSWPGVGKWLIESINRRDYPALQGGVLLIATSVILVNLLVDVLYGVLNPRIRHAR